A single region of the Vibrio cyclitrophicus genome encodes:
- a CDS encoding prepilin-type N-terminal cleavage/methylation domain-containing protein gives MKATHKGFTLIELVVVIVILGVLAVVAAPRFLNIQHDARASVMEGLGASVHTAADLAFEKAAVEGMEDQESYLIPEYGRVKFGYPAVEKGGMENFLAIDSGFHDLTTEWTWAAHNNGPVSDPDLWLITRSEYLSDVLPNDFNTAIENTQCYVKYTAAMEANDNYQVEVFTDGC, from the coding sequence ATGAAAGCAACTCACAAAGGTTTTACTCTTATCGAGTTAGTTGTTGTTATCGTCATTCTTGGTGTTTTAGCGGTTGTTGCAGCACCTAGGTTTTTAAATATACAACATGATGCTAGGGCTTCGGTTATGGAAGGGCTAGGAGCATCGGTCCATACCGCTGCTGATTTGGCATTCGAAAAAGCCGCAGTTGAAGGTATGGAAGACCAAGAATCATATTTGATTCCGGAGTATGGGCGTGTGAAGTTTGGTTACCCCGCAGTTGAAAAAGGGGGAATGGAAAACTTTTTAGCGATTGATTCAGGGTTTCATGACCTGACAACAGAGTGGACATGGGCTGCACATAATAATGGGCCAGTGAGCGATCCAGACCTGTGGTTGATTACCCGATCGGAATATTTGTCGGATGTTCTTCCTAATGATTTCAATACTGCTATTGAGAATACCCAATGTTATGTGAAATACACGGCTGCAATGGAAGCAAATGATAACTACCAAGTGGAAGTGTTCACAGACGGCTGTTAG
- a CDS encoding YchE family NAAT transporter: protein MQGLELAIFMQFFLGLVAAVNPIGIMPVFVSLTAHMPPEERNRTALQANIAVAVILIVSLVAGQMLLDMFSISLDSFRVAGGLLLLSIAFSMMSGKLGEDKQNKQEKSEYISKEQIGVVPLAMPLMAGPGAISSTIVYGSRYPAAIDTVGIGISIIAFATCSWLLFRSAPVIVRFLGQTGINVITRIMGLILGALGIEFIANGLRNLFPGLA, encoded by the coding sequence ATGCAAGGCTTAGAACTCGCAATCTTTATGCAATTCTTCCTTGGGCTTGTTGCTGCCGTAAACCCTATCGGCATCATGCCTGTTTTTGTTTCTCTTACGGCTCATATGCCGCCGGAAGAGAGGAACAGGACAGCCTTGCAAGCAAACATTGCTGTTGCCGTGATCTTGATTGTGTCGCTTGTTGCGGGGCAAATGCTGCTTGATATGTTCAGTATTTCACTAGACTCATTTCGTGTTGCTGGTGGCTTGCTATTACTGAGCATCGCGTTTTCGATGATGAGCGGTAAGCTCGGTGAAGATAAACAGAACAAGCAAGAGAAATCAGAATACATCAGCAAAGAGCAAATCGGCGTTGTTCCACTTGCTATGCCGCTAATGGCAGGTCCGGGGGCAATCAGCTCGACCATTGTTTATGGATCTCGCTACCCTGCTGCTATTGATACAGTAGGCATAGGTATTAGTATTATTGCTTTCGCAACCTGCTCTTGGCTTTTGTTCCGTTCAGCGCCGGTTATCGTTCGCTTCCTAGGGCAAACGGGTATCAACGTTATTACACGTATCATGGGCTTAATTCTTGGCGCATTGGGCATCGAGTTCATCGCCAATGGCCTACGTAATCTGTTCCCAGGTTTGGCATAA
- a CDS encoding ion transporter translates to MSRQPLKHHLYVIIFGTHTPAGRAFDISLIIAILVSLLVLILESIPNVMTEWSQELRYIEYSFTALFTLEYLLRLYCSPKPKSYATSFYGVVDLLAILPTYLAIIFPGASFMGVVRLLRVMRIFRILKLVRYLQDSNILLRSLLMARRKILIFFSTVGILVVIFGALIFVIEGPHNGFTSIPHSIYWAIVTITTVGYGDMVPQTALGKAIASLTMLLGYSILAVPTGIITAELSNEMNSHKELVKCPNCNRSGHDSDAIYCKHCASELADPDKRVVTEETE, encoded by the coding sequence ATGTCACGTCAGCCTCTTAAGCATCATTTGTACGTCATTATCTTTGGTACTCATACGCCAGCTGGACGTGCATTTGATATATCATTGATCATTGCAATATTAGTTTCACTATTGGTGCTGATCTTAGAATCGATCCCCAACGTCATGACAGAGTGGTCGCAAGAGCTTCGCTACATTGAATACAGTTTTACAGCCCTCTTTACGCTTGAATACTTACTGCGACTATATTGTTCTCCGAAACCAAAATCTTATGCCACCAGCTTTTATGGTGTCGTTGACTTATTGGCGATTCTTCCAACCTACCTAGCGATCATCTTCCCAGGCGCTTCATTTATGGGTGTGGTAAGACTGCTACGTGTGATGCGTATTTTCCGAATCCTAAAGCTAGTTCGCTACCTTCAAGATTCCAACATATTACTGCGTTCACTGTTGATGGCGAGACGGAAGATACTGATCTTCTTTAGCACTGTAGGTATCTTAGTCGTAATCTTTGGTGCTTTGATCTTCGTTATTGAAGGTCCCCACAATGGCTTCACCAGTATTCCTCACAGTATCTATTGGGCCATCGTGACTATCACAACCGTGGGTTACGGTGATATGGTGCCACAAACCGCATTAGGTAAAGCTATCGCATCTCTGACTATGCTCTTGGGTTACTCAATCTTAGCCGTGCCGACTGGGATTATTACTGCAGAGCTCAGCAATGAAATGAACTCGCACAAGGAGTTGGTCAAATGCCCAAACTGCAATCGCTCTGGGCATGATTCAGATGCCATCTATTGTAAACACTGTGCAAGTGAACTGGCTGATCCAGACAAGCGTGTCGTCACCGAAGAGACCGAATAA
- a CDS encoding Hpt domain-containing protein, whose amino-acid sequence MEQSVAKAKRFKKPATFLVVLLALWLLPSLALLNLSRSYTNSLAQIEELGIRVNELRQSLYFSEPLRVSRINDLALDAQLVYSIRLQIESDFQNALFRPDVNQLLYVADQFLEKFDEFIPIESQVQDIVDNIKILRADKDLSPKLKPLLNEFGVVVFEAMYSDSQSSSATYRAFDSILEKSYSLKTEEQDALQQLLADASALLSDYAQLNYLVDKIKKNSVNEQIIKLEAEFHDRQFNLLLVMLGLSLLAMSGIVVWGVRSKKTVTEVGHELSSGPEINSTKEEAFSASSSDVMSSAVIQADNDVSENTSTRQTFVKQDSIQRTPEQVPVLEKHIASVTDSKPAIDIEDMLETLDGDAESVELLLGVFVQDHAGDYEKFKSLLTKDETSAARIVHSLKGVAGSIKASRLAIIAASIEMTMKQSRAISEHDLTELEQAIKASVDSAHEYLDSQR is encoded by the coding sequence ATGGAACAATCAGTAGCAAAGGCCAAACGCTTTAAAAAACCAGCCACCTTCTTGGTTGTGCTCCTGGCTCTGTGGCTATTGCCTTCATTGGCTCTTCTTAATCTAAGCCGTTCCTACACCAATTCACTTGCTCAAATCGAAGAGCTCGGTATTCGAGTCAACGAATTGAGGCAATCACTTTATTTCTCAGAACCGCTTCGAGTCTCTCGTATCAATGATCTAGCACTCGATGCTCAGTTGGTTTATTCGATCCGACTGCAGATTGAATCTGATTTCCAAAACGCCTTGTTTCGCCCTGATGTGAACCAGCTGTTGTACGTAGCTGATCAGTTCCTAGAAAAGTTCGATGAGTTCATCCCGATCGAAAGCCAAGTTCAAGACATCGTTGATAACATTAAGATCTTACGTGCTGATAAAGACCTTTCTCCTAAGCTAAAACCGCTACTCAATGAATTCGGCGTTGTTGTATTCGAAGCTATGTATTCTGACAGTCAAAGCTCGTCAGCGACTTATCGTGCCTTTGATTCTATTCTAGAAAAATCTTACTCACTAAAAACCGAAGAGCAAGATGCACTCCAACAGTTATTGGCTGATGCTTCAGCATTGTTGAGTGATTATGCTCAGCTTAACTATTTGGTCGATAAGATTAAGAAAAACTCAGTGAATGAGCAGATCATTAAACTCGAAGCTGAGTTCCATGATCGTCAATTCAATCTATTGCTGGTGATGCTAGGCTTAAGTTTGTTGGCGATGAGCGGGATAGTTGTGTGGGGTGTTAGATCCAAAAAAACGGTTACAGAAGTCGGTCACGAACTCAGCTCAGGGCCTGAAATCAATTCAACTAAAGAAGAGGCGTTCTCTGCTTCTTCTAGCGATGTTATGTCTTCTGCAGTGATACAAGCAGATAACGATGTCTCCGAGAACACGTCAACGAGGCAAACATTTGTAAAGCAAGACTCTATTCAGCGAACCCCTGAACAGGTTCCAGTACTAGAGAAACACATTGCCAGTGTGACAGATTCAAAGCCTGCGATTGATATCGAAGACATGTTAGAAACGCTCGATGGTGATGCGGAGTCTGTCGAACTCTTGCTTGGTGTGTTTGTACAAGACCACGCAGGTGACTACGAGAAGTTTAAGTCTTTGCTGACCAAAGATGAAACCTCCGCCGCTCGCATTGTACATAGCTTAAAAGGTGTGGCTGGCAGCATCAAAGCGTCTCGTTTAGCCATCATTGCCGCAAGTATTGAAATGACAATGAAGCAGTCCCGAGCGATCAGTGAACATGATTTGACTGAACTAGAGCAGGCTATAAAAGCCTCTGTGGATTCTGCTCATGAATATTTAGACAGTCAGCGTTAA
- a CDS encoding YejL family protein, producing the protein MPIISKYTDDQVEKILAEVGAVLTKHKASPELSLMIAGNIATNVLNQNVAASQRKGIAEKFAEALISSLEDKKSH; encoded by the coding sequence ATGCCGATTATATCTAAATACACAGATGATCAAGTTGAAAAAATCCTAGCTGAAGTAGGTGCTGTACTAACTAAGCACAAAGCTTCGCCAGAACTTTCACTGATGATCGCTGGAAATATCGCAACCAATGTCTTAAATCAGAATGTTGCTGCTTCACAACGCAAAGGAATTGCTGAAAAATTTGCCGAGGCTTTAATTTCTTCTCTTGAAGATAAAAAGTCTCACTAA
- the yejK gene encoding nucleoid-associated protein YejK gives MSLHLSNVILHQLSKNDQDELIVNYRAESLENDASTESLVAELHRVFNSKAGKGFGSFKSDSEFQQWLHQLRAGETNFYDFSQKSAQRLKDELSKYPFADEGILVMAEYQSLATDYLFIGLLPSNQSLKVTEGLDISATDYLDISKMDIAARLDLSTYETDKESNRYLTYIKGRVGRKVADFFLDFLQAEVGLDAKQQNQVLMQAVEDFVSDSKLEKEEAISYKKQVADYCNEQLKAGDEVQVRELSGELPASTDGTSFFDYTSEQGYELEDSFPADRATMRKLTKFVGAGGGLNVSFDSLLLGERIFYDPETDTLTIKGTPPNLRDQLTRNKS, from the coding sequence ATGAGCCTTCACCTTTCCAACGTAATTTTACACCAGCTGAGCAAGAACGATCAGGATGAGCTGATTGTTAACTATCGTGCTGAATCTCTAGAAAACGATGCTTCAACTGAAAGCCTAGTTGCTGAACTTCACCGTGTTTTTAATTCAAAAGCAGGCAAAGGGTTTGGTTCTTTCAAATCTGACAGCGAATTCCAGCAGTGGTTGCATCAACTTCGTGCTGGTGAGACAAACTTTTACGATTTTTCTCAAAAGAGTGCGCAACGTTTAAAAGACGAGCTATCAAAGTACCCATTCGCTGACGAAGGTATCTTGGTAATGGCTGAATATCAGTCACTTGCGACAGATTACCTTTTCATCGGCCTGCTGCCTTCAAACCAAAGTCTAAAAGTGACAGAAGGGCTAGATATTAGCGCAACTGACTACCTAGATATCTCAAAAATGGATATCGCGGCGCGCCTAGACTTGTCGACTTACGAGACCGATAAAGAGTCAAACCGTTACTTAACTTATATTAAAGGACGTGTTGGCCGTAAAGTCGCGGATTTCTTCTTAGATTTCTTACAAGCTGAAGTGGGTTTGGATGCTAAGCAGCAAAACCAAGTACTGATGCAAGCGGTAGAAGACTTCGTTTCTGACTCTAAATTAGAGAAAGAAGAAGCGATCAGCTACAAAAAGCAGGTTGCGGATTACTGTAACGAGCAGCTTAAAGCGGGCGACGAAGTTCAAGTTCGTGAACTTTCTGGTGAGTTGCCAGCAAGCACAGATGGCACAAGCTTCTTTGACTATACTAGTGAGCAAGGCTATGAGTTAGAAGATAGCTTCCCGGCCGATCGCGCAACTATGCGTAAACTAACAAAATTTGTTGGTGCTGGTGGCGGTTTGAATGTTAGTTTTGATAGTCTGCTTCTAGGCGAACGTATCTTTTACGATCCGGAGACTGACACGCTAACGATTAAAGGCACGCCACCGAACTTACGTGACCAACTGACTCGCAATAAGTCATAG
- a CDS encoding chemotaxis protein gives MLRVSSRSWMVLVLSIVLSGCSLLEVKLDSQTTPLTQQELNARIMTREYAKMFFTRVEDSADLIAQSYPADDTLHQSYVLLWKIHAEQGLQQAAYQTSPMSALIDSWVFTAQMNQFYSQGDGADLFATDDAVETARFLDQEAEKLAKGVLSSSDFKNSKAFVAQFAASHPFKDLTFRSTPAYREWLSYLGKDESQIVQSLGTMPEAMNDASDRLSLMAEQTPKLMSWKAELVALNSSLTGEDLSMTLESLRQTSASMQDFIENNPEYMQTLASIMSTEMQPLLNDLSDKTDQKLAMLSDERVALEKMVTREREALVEMIAKERIEIAGIVTSERELFTQDLDRVSQEVVVLAIDKLMELIKGVIIYFILFILVVFFAPLGIGYWLGKRTTKK, from the coding sequence ATGTTACGAGTTTCGAGTCGAAGTTGGATGGTGTTGGTGCTTAGCATTGTGCTAAGTGGTTGTTCTCTCTTAGAAGTTAAGTTAGATAGTCAAACGACGCCTCTCACTCAACAAGAGTTAAATGCTCGGATCATGACGCGTGAATACGCCAAGATGTTTTTTACGCGAGTAGAAGACTCAGCCGATCTCATCGCGCAATCTTACCCTGCTGATGACACCTTACATCAATCTTATGTGTTGCTTTGGAAGATCCATGCAGAGCAGGGCTTACAACAAGCGGCTTACCAAACTTCCCCTATGTCTGCATTAATTGATTCGTGGGTTTTCACCGCCCAAATGAATCAGTTTTATAGCCAAGGCGACGGCGCGGATCTATTCGCGACGGATGATGCAGTAGAAACAGCTCGTTTTCTTGACCAAGAAGCCGAGAAACTGGCAAAGGGTGTATTGAGCTCGAGTGATTTCAAGAACAGCAAAGCGTTCGTTGCTCAGTTTGCTGCTAGCCACCCATTTAAAGACCTAACATTCAGAAGCACACCTGCTTACCGTGAATGGCTAAGTTACCTTGGTAAAGACGAATCACAAATCGTTCAGAGCTTAGGAACGATGCCAGAGGCGATGAACGATGCATCAGACCGTTTAAGCTTGATGGCGGAACAAACACCAAAATTGATGTCGTGGAAAGCAGAGTTAGTCGCTCTGAATAGCTCGCTAACAGGTGAAGACCTGTCTATGACGCTGGAAAGCCTTCGTCAAACATCAGCAAGCATGCAGGACTTCATCGAAAACAATCCTGAATACATGCAAACGCTAGCTTCGATTATGTCGACAGAAATGCAGCCATTGCTCAACGACCTTAGCGATAAAACCGATCAAAAGTTAGCGATGCTGAGTGATGAACGTGTAGCATTAGAAAAAATGGTGACACGTGAAAGAGAAGCACTGGTAGAGATGATTGCGAAAGAGCGCATCGAGATTGCAGGCATTGTGACTTCAGAAAGAGAGTTATTCACTCAAGATCTAGATCGTGTGTCTCAAGAGGTTGTGGTGCTTGCGATTGATAAGCTGATGGAGTTAATCAAAGGTGTAATTATCTACTTCATCTTGTTTATCTTAGTGGTGTTCTTTGCACCGTTAGGTATCGGTTATTGGCTGGGTAAACGAACCACCAAAAAATAA
- the nhaC gene encoding Na+/H+ antiporter NhaC, with the protein MKQSKTRLPNLLQVFIALGLFLSLAFSFTAKFDLPIQLALYIGWFIIMVLGVRLGHQYKDLEKAALKGISNGLGAVLILLAVGALVGTWISGGIVPTIIYYGLKAIHPSIFLLATMIICSLTALATGTSWGAAGTAGIAMMGIGQGLGVPAPITAGAVLSGCYFGDKMSPLSDSVILASSMSGVEVVEHIKGMLPVALISYVITGIMFTAFGFHYAGNVDMSQVDSVIKAMEVQFYITPYSFVPVLIVLGLLAFRMPSFPVISFGSLLGIIWAVMIQEIDFLTAFNTAWAPFSISSGVEFIDSILNRGGMSSMLGSVAVIVFGLGFGGLLDKVGVLETIAKVFERRVNSAGSLATSTIGTAFMGNVFGSAMYVSLILTPKICAKNYDRLGYKRKNLSRNAEFGGTLTSGMVPWSDNGIYMASILGVATLSYAPFMWLSFICIIVTIVTSYMGWFVDKCEPTAPALETEEATELTKQQA; encoded by the coding sequence ATGAAGCAGAGTAAAACTCGCCTACCGAACCTATTACAGGTATTCATCGCGTTAGGACTATTTCTATCCCTTGCTTTTTCCTTTACTGCAAAGTTTGACCTTCCAATCCAACTTGCCTTGTATATTGGCTGGTTCATTATCATGGTTCTTGGTGTTCGTCTTGGCCATCAATACAAAGACTTAGAAAAAGCAGCACTCAAAGGAATATCTAATGGCTTAGGCGCAGTTTTAATACTTTTAGCCGTTGGCGCTCTTGTTGGTACTTGGATCTCAGGCGGTATTGTACCCACTATCATTTACTACGGTCTGAAAGCTATCCACCCTTCTATTTTCCTTTTGGCGACAATGATCATCTGTTCTCTAACTGCATTGGCGACCGGTACTTCTTGGGGTGCTGCGGGTACAGCAGGTATCGCTATGATGGGTATCGGCCAAGGCTTAGGAGTTCCAGCACCGATTACTGCAGGTGCTGTGCTGTCCGGTTGTTACTTCGGTGACAAGATGTCTCCACTTTCTGATTCAGTGATTCTGGCTTCTTCAATGTCTGGTGTTGAAGTGGTTGAACACATCAAGGGCATGCTTCCCGTCGCGTTAATCAGCTACGTGATTACTGGCATCATGTTTACTGCGTTTGGTTTCCACTACGCGGGCAACGTTGACATGAGCCAAGTTGACTCTGTAATCAAAGCGATGGAAGTTCAGTTCTACATCACGCCTTACTCATTCGTTCCGGTACTTATCGTGCTTGGTTTATTGGCCTTCCGCATGCCGTCATTCCCAGTGATCAGCTTTGGTTCTCTGCTGGGTATTATCTGGGCAGTGATGATCCAAGAGATCGACTTCCTTACTGCATTTAACACAGCATGGGCACCGTTCTCTATCTCATCTGGCGTGGAGTTCATTGATTCGATTCTTAACCGTGGCGGCATGTCTTCAATGCTTGGTTCGGTTGCGGTTATCGTGTTTGGTTTAGGTTTCGGTGGCTTGCTGGATAAAGTCGGCGTGCTAGAGACGATCGCTAAAGTGTTTGAGCGCCGCGTAAACAGCGCAGGCTCGCTAGCAACCAGCACAATTGGTACGGCTTTCATGGGTAACGTGTTTGGTTCAGCAATGTATGTATCGCTAATCCTTACGCCAAAAATCTGTGCAAAGAACTACGACCGCTTAGGCTACAAACGTAAAAACCTTTCTCGTAACGCTGAGTTTGGTGGCACTTTAACGTCAGGCATGGTTCCTTGGAGTGATAACGGCATCTACATGGCGAGTATTCTAGGCGTTGCGACGCTGTCTTACGCGCCGTTCATGTGGTTAAGCTTCATCTGCATCATCGTGACTATCGTAACGTCTTACATGGGTTGGTTCGTTGATAAGTGTGAACCAACAGCGCCAGCACTTGAAACTGAAGAAGCAACTGAGCTGACTAAGCAACAAGCCTAG
- the asd gene encoding aspartate-semialdehyde dehydrogenase, with protein MRVGLVGWRGMVGSVLMQRMVEEKDFDLIEPVYYSTSQIGIPAPVLGGKDAGLLQDAFDIDSLKQLDAVITCQGGDYTSKVYPALRQAGWKGYWIDAASTLRMDADSIITLDPVNLAQIQQGIHSGTNTFVGGNCTVSLMLMALGGLYEKGMVEWMSAMTYQAASGAGAKNMRELISQMGVINDSVSSELANPSSSILDIDKKVADTIRSSSFPTDQFGAPLAGSLIPWIDVKRENGQSKEEWKAGVEANKILGLDGQPIPIDGTCVRIGAMRCHAQALTIKLKQDVPMDEIEEIIATHNDWVKVVPNDRDITAQELTPAKVTGTMSVPVGRLRKMSMGNDFLNAFTVGDQLLWGAAEPLRRTLRIILAEKA; from the coding sequence ATGAGAGTAGGTCTAGTTGGTTGGCGCGGTATGGTGGGTTCTGTACTGATGCAACGTATGGTGGAAGAGAAAGACTTCGACCTGATTGAGCCTGTTTATTACAGCACATCTCAGATTGGTATTCCTGCCCCTGTTCTAGGCGGTAAAGATGCGGGTCTACTTCAAGACGCTTTTGATATTGATAGCTTAAAACAGCTAGATGCAGTGATTACCTGTCAAGGTGGCGACTACACGTCAAAAGTATACCCAGCGCTGCGTCAAGCAGGTTGGAAAGGCTACTGGATTGATGCGGCTTCTACTCTGCGAATGGACGCTGATTCAATCATCACTCTTGATCCTGTTAACTTGGCTCAGATCCAACAAGGCATTCACAGCGGCACCAATACTTTCGTTGGCGGTAACTGTACTGTGAGCTTGATGCTTATGGCACTAGGCGGCCTATATGAAAAAGGCATGGTCGAGTGGATGAGTGCGATGACTTACCAAGCGGCATCGGGCGCTGGCGCTAAAAACATGCGTGAGCTTATCTCACAGATGGGCGTAATCAACGACAGCGTAAGCTCTGAGTTAGCAAATCCTTCAAGCTCGATTCTTGATATTGATAAGAAAGTTGCAGACACGATCCGTTCATCTTCATTCCCAACAGACCAATTTGGTGCTCCTCTTGCAGGCTCATTGATTCCTTGGATCGATGTGAAGCGTGAAAACGGCCAAAGCAAAGAAGAGTGGAAAGCGGGCGTTGAAGCAAACAAGATTCTTGGCCTAGATGGTCAGCCAATCCCTATCGATGGTACTTGTGTACGAATTGGTGCAATGCGCTGTCACGCTCAAGCACTCACTATTAAGCTTAAGCAAGACGTGCCAATGGACGAGATCGAAGAGATCATCGCGACGCACAATGATTGGGTTAAAGTAGTTCCTAATGACCGTGACATCACTGCGCAAGAACTGACTCCGGCTAAAGTAACAGGCACTATGTCTGTACCAGTAGGTCGTCTACGTAAGATGTCTATGGGTAACGACTTCCTAAACGCATTCACAGTTGGTGATCAACTGCTTTGGGGTGCTGCAGAGCCACTACGTCGTACTCTGCGTATTATCCTTGCTGAGAAAGCGTAA